The Desulfofundulus salinus genome includes the window TACACTGGGAGAAACCATGGTTCTGATGAACCCGGATAGTTCCGGACCTTTAAAATATGTTACTCGCTTTACCAAACAGATTGGTGGCGCCGAATCCAACTTTGCCATTGGTGTTGTCCGGCTCGGACATGGTGCCGGCTGGATCAGCCGAGTGGGTAATGATGAATTTGGCAAGTATATAGTAGCTTTCATTCGGGGAGAAGGGGTTGATACGTCTCAGGTTAAGTTTGATCCCGATGCCCCTACCGGATTGTACTTCAAGGAACGGCGGGAGTACGGCGAAAGTAAAGTGTACTATTATCGCCGGGGCTCTGCTGCGAGCCGGCTTTCCCCGGAAGATCTTGATCCTGACTATATTGGGTCAGCTAAGTTTTTGCATGTTACCGGAATCACGCCGGCACTGAGTGAATCATGCTACCGTACTGTCAAAGAGGCAATCAAAATTGCCAAAAGCCGGGGGGTAAAAGTCTCCCTGGATCCCAACATCCGGCTGAAGCTGTGGAGCAAGGAACGCGCCAGAGAGGTCATTATGGAGTTAGCCACCCAGGCTGATATTATTCTGCCCGGTCTCAGTGAAGGAGCCATTCTGGTCGGGGAAAGGGAACCGGAGAAAATTGCCGCTAAATTTCTGGACCAGGGAATAGAAACGGTTGTGGTTAAGTTGGGAAAAGAAGGTGCTTATTTTGCTTCAGGCTCAGAGAGCAAATTTGTACCTGGTTATCCAATTGAAAGAGTGGTTGACCCCATCGGAGCCGGGGATGGATTTGCCGCCGGCTTTATCGCCGGTTTGCTCAAGGGTTATAGTATTGAAGAATCAGTGAAGCTGGCCAACGCTGTGGGCGCGCTGGCCACTACCGTGACCGGTGATGTGGAAGGGTTGCCCACCATGGAAGAGGTTGCTGTCTTTCAAGGAAAAAAGGAGGGGGTTGATCGTTAATGAAAGGATTGGAGAAACTTAGAGCCAGTGGTGTCGTGGCGGTAGTCCGGGGAGCCAAAGCCGAAAGTATCCTTAACATAGCACGGGCTTTAAAAGCCGGTGGTGTCACTGCCATTGAGATTACCGTGGATGCTCCCGGGGCGATGGAGATGATCAAGCAACTTACCTCCGGGCTGGGAGATGAGGTGTGGGTTGGAGCCGGAACCGTCCTGGATGGAGAAACTGCCAGGCTGGCCATTCTGGCCGGAGCGGAGTTTATTGTCTCCCCCAGCCTCCACCCGGACGTCATTACCACCTGTAAGCGCTACGGAAAAATTATAATCCCCGGGGCGATGACTCCTACCGAAATTGTAAAAGCCTACGAACTGGGAGGAGACGTGATCAAGGTTTTCCCTGCCGGTGTTTTAGGGCCTCAATATATCAAGGATGTACGCGGACCTCTGGGGCACATTCCACTAATACCCACAGGGGGCGTCGACCTGCATAACGCCGCCGATTTCATCCGGGCCGGCTGTATAGCCATCGGGGTGGGCGGTTCCCTGATCTCTCGAAAGGATGTTGTGGAAGGAAACTGGGAGTCGATTACTAAAAAAGCCCGCCAGTTCGTAGAAACGGTCCGGCTAGCGAGGTCGGAACGATAAGTGAAACCTACAGTTCTTATTTCCTCAGCTTCTTTTGGCAGGCTG containing:
- a CDS encoding bifunctional 4-hydroxy-2-oxoglutarate aldolase/2-dehydro-3-deoxy-phosphogluconate aldolase gives rise to the protein MKGLEKLRASGVVAVVRGAKAESILNIARALKAGGVTAIEITVDAPGAMEMIKQLTSGLGDEVWVGAGTVLDGETARLAILAGAEFIVSPSLHPDVITTCKRYGKIIIPGAMTPTEIVKAYELGGDVIKVFPAGVLGPQYIKDVRGPLGHIPLIPTGGVDLHNAADFIRAGCIAIGVGGSLISRKDVVEGNWESITKKARQFVETVRLARSER
- a CDS encoding sugar kinase, whose protein sequence is MPEVVTLGETMVLMNPDSSGPLKYVTRFTKQIGGAESNFAIGVVRLGHGAGWISRVGNDEFGKYIVAFIRGEGVDTSQVKFDPDAPTGLYFKERREYGESKVYYYRRGSAASRLSPEDLDPDYIGSAKFLHVTGITPALSESCYRTVKEAIKIAKSRGVKVSLDPNIRLKLWSKERAREVIMELATQADIILPGLSEGAILVGEREPEKIAAKFLDQGIETVVVKLGKEGAYFASGSESKFVPGYPIERVVDPIGAGDGFAAGFIAGLLKGYSIEESVKLANAVGALATTVTGDVEGLPTMEEVAVFQGKKEGVDR